The following are from one region of the Mustelus asterias unplaced genomic scaffold, sMusAst1.hap1.1 HAP1_SCAFFOLD_3328, whole genome shotgun sequence genome:
- the LOC144490466 gene encoding pyruvate carboxylase, mitochondrial-like, translated as MDDRRREVELERGKTLHIKALALGDLNIAGQREVFFEMNGQLRSVLVKDTQAMKEMHFHPKALKDVKGQIGAPMPGKVVDIKVKEGGRIEKGKQLCVLSAMKMETVVNAPISGTVKKIYVTRDMHLEGDDLILEIE; from the exons ATGGATGACAGGAGGAGGGAG GTGGAGCTGGAACGCGGGAAGACGCTTCACATTAAAGCCCTGGCACTGGGAGATCTGAACATCGCGGGACAGCGGGAGGTCTTCTTCGAGATGAATGGACAGCTGCGCTCCGTCCTGGTCAAGGACACTCAGGCCATGAAG GAGATGCACTTCCACCCCAAGGCCCTGAAGGACGTCAAGGGGCAGATTGGCGCCCCGATGCCCGGGAAGGTGGTGGACATCAAGGTGAAGGAGGGCGGGCGGATCGAGAAGGGCAAACAGCTGTGCGTGCTGAGCGCCATGAAGATGGAGACCGTGGTTAACGCGCCGATATCCGGCACCGTCAAGAAGATCTACGTCACCCGTGACATGCACCTGGAGGGCGACGACCTCATCCTGGAGATCGAGTGA